Proteins co-encoded in one Cricetulus griseus strain 17A/GY chromosome 1 unlocalized genomic scaffold, alternate assembly CriGri-PICRH-1.0 chr1_1, whole genome shotgun sequence genomic window:
- the LOC100755245 gene encoding disintegrin and metalloproteinase domain-containing protein 5 isoform X2, translated as MFLLLVLFTGLSGLQAGQNPQKTLLQTTVPEKISSPDVEKDPENHIVYLITIAGNPYFVHLIKQSLIAPAAVVYTYDKNGVQHSQPLSPLGSCTYNGYVAGFPNSLVTLSICPGLRGTIQFQNISYGIEPVEAVPGFVHVVYESTNENIEIPVLQDESYNWYNESQLESRSNAKKTQFVQLPPRYIEMDIVVDKHLFDYMGSDTKIVIQKVIQIISLVNTMFSKLKLTVVIHSIDIWSKENRISFPGDPKDLLIAFLNWKQDHKPQVVSYLLAFEKYPASIGALYPGNLCSAYFDGAVALYPKGLSLESYSVIVAQLLSIGMGLTYDSTDTCHCTGEVCLMTPKAIYFGGMKDFSTCSLDEFKYLSTGRDLGCLQDWPMERSFRRRPRRICGNGILEGNEQCDCGTLKNCTHRACCDPMSCRLKKNAICGSGECCKQDCTIKPINTLCRKPVDECDFEEYCNGNLSYCGPNTYSRDGQYCDSGGAFCYHGSCQTTDRQCIALLGKGVRGAPFWCFEEMNSRGDRFGNCVSQLCKFQNVLCGKLVCTWPFKKLVNLANMSAAYTHVQDNICVSLYKGGRIPKQTMTTYSTIEDRDETFVEDGVICGPDMFCMSTVCREMRFLSDFKSCDATRDCNDHGVCNNYHHCHCDKGFNPPNCEKMSGQFGSIDDGHSYPVQGKSYKRQQSNGIFSKQQLQLIFYISIPAVIIITAIFIKQSKLRQLCDREGSESNRSMTEDSGTLSKLTTSKGRNGESKLCRHAYVYRNGESKLTFMKFSGDRTAP; from the exons ATGTTCCTCCTCCTAGTGCTGTTTACGGGTCTTAGTGGGCTGCAAGCCGGCCAGA atcCTCAGAAAACCCTCCTGCAGACAACAGTTCCTGAAAAGATTTCATCACCGGATGTGGAAAAAGACCCTGAAAATCAT ATTGTATATCTTATTACGATAGCTGGAAACCCATATTTTGTCCATCTTATAAAACA ATCACTTATAGCTCCAGCTGCGGTGGTTTACACATACGACAAAAATGGTGTCCAACATTCTCAACCTTTGTCTCCTCTG ggaagtTGCACTTACAATGGATATGTTGCAGGTTTTCCAAACTCTCTGGTGACACTCAGCATTTGCCCAGGACTCAG GGGAACAATACAATTCCAAAATATCTCCTATGGAATTGAGCCTGTGGAAGCTGTGCCAGGGTTTGTGCATGTGGTCTATGAGAGCACAAATGAGAACATTGAGATCCCTGTCTTGCAAGATGAGAGTTACAATTGGTATAACGAGTCACAGTTAGAGTCCAGAAGCAATGCGAAG AAAACTCAATTTGTCCAGTTACCCCCACGATACATTGAGATGGATATTGTCGTGGATAAACATCTG tttgattACATGGGCTCTGACACTAAAATTGTGATACAGAAAGTTATTCAGATCATCAGCCTTGTTAACACC aTGTTCTCCAAGTTAAAACTGACTGTTGTAATACATTCCATTGACATCTGGTCGAAGGAAAACAGAATTTCTTTCCCAGGGGACCCTAAGGACTTAttgattgcatttttaaattggaaacaagaccATAAACCACAAGTTGTTTCATATTTATTGGC ttttgagAAGTATCCTGCTTCCATTGGAGCCCTATATCCAGGGAACTTGTGCAGTGCATATTTTGATGGTGCTGTTGCTCTG TATCCAAAAGGTTTATCATTAGAGTCATATAGTGTCATTGTCGCACAGCTGCTGAGCATCGGTATGGGCTTAACTTATGACAGTACTGACACCTGTCATTGCACAGGAGAGGTTTGCCTAATGACGCCCAAAGCAAT ATACTTTGGTGGTATGAAGGATTTCAGCACTTGTAGCTTGGACGAGTTTAAGTATTTGTCAACGGGCAGAGACCTTGGATGTCTCCAGGACTGGCCTATGGAGAGATCATTTCGCCGCAGGCCAAGGCGAATATGTGGCAATGGGATTCTGGAAGGTAATGAACAATGTGACTGTGGCACCTTGAAg AACTGTACACATAGAGCTTGCTGTGACCCTATGTCGTGCCGATTAAAGAAGAATGCTATATGTGGCTCTGGAGAGTGTTGTAAGCAAGACTGCACG ataAAGCCAATTAATACACTTTGTAGAAAACCAGTTGATGAGTGTGACTTTGAGGAATATTGTAATGGGAACTTGTCTTATTGTGGACCCAACACATACTCACGTGATGGACAATATTGTGACTCCGGTGGAGCCTTCTGCTACCATGGATCATGCCAGACTACTGACAGACAATGTATAGCATTGCTTGGAAAAG GTGTGAGAGGTGCTCCCTTCTGGTGTTTTGAAGAGATGAATTCCAGAGGTGATAGATTTGGCAACTGTGTTTCTCAACTTTGTAAATTTCA AAATGTTCTGTGTGGGAAGTTAGTCTGTACATGGCCATTCAAGAAGTTAGTGAATCTTGCCAATATGTCTGCGGCTTATACACATGTACAAGATAAcatatgtgtatctctgtataAAGGCGGAAGGATACCTAAGCAGACAATGACGACATACAGCACTATTGAAGACAGAGATGAAACATTTGTAGAAGATGGTGTTATCTGTGGCCCTGATATG TTCTGTATGTCCACAGTGTGCAGAGAAATGCGGTTTTTGTCAGATTTTAAATCTTGCGATGCTACTAGAGACTGTAATGACCACGGG GTTTGCAACAATTATCACCATTGCCACTGTGATAAAGGATTCAATCCTCCTAACTGTGAAAAAATGAGCGGACAGTTTGGAAGCATTGATGATGGACACTCGTACCCTGTTCAAG GTAAAAGCTATAAGCGGCAGCAAAGTAATGGTATTTTTTCAAAACAGCAGCTTCAGCTCATTTTCTATATATCTATACCCGCAGTTATCATTATTACAGCTATATTTATAAAGCAAAGTAAACTGAGACAGCTATGTGACAGAGAAGGAAGTGAAAGCAACAG